In one Natronosalvus amylolyticus genomic region, the following are encoded:
- a CDS encoding heme-binding protein: MERRKPPQTEEGWYVLHDFRTVDWDAWRDAPERRRAIALEEGIGYLSSAIALEDVDGDDGDTALFSVVGHEADLLILHLRPTIADLEVLERRFEGTALAEFTEQTDSYLSVTEVSGYMSEEYFEDGEDADTGISRYIQSRLEPEIPDAEYVNFYPMDKRRDAEWNWYDLSFEERKEYMSAHGDIGRDYAGKVTQIISGSVGLDDHEWGVTLFADDPADIKDLLYEMRFDPSSSRFGEFGRFRFGRRFAPENLRAYFAGQRVSTDPTDGKPVEGAASGHHGHDGSGHSGGHHHSDTSGHEEEAGTSDDADVRPELEELGVYAGKPHGEDIHAVVLYSEADPEGLFEEVDGLRTNFDHYDSHVKTAVYDTDGDEAAVVSLWQTERAANTAAGFLSDLPDIVRQAGDDEAESWGTMGMFYTVKPEHREDFVSTFADVGGLLEEMDGHRKTSLLANLEDENDMFIASRWDSREDAMEFFRSDAFGDTVEWGRDVLADRPRHVFLA, translated from the coding sequence TCTCGAGTGCGATTGCCCTCGAAGACGTCGACGGAGACGACGGCGACACCGCGCTGTTTTCGGTCGTGGGACACGAGGCAGACCTGCTCATCTTGCACCTGCGACCGACGATTGCCGACCTCGAGGTCCTCGAGCGCCGGTTCGAAGGGACGGCGCTGGCCGAGTTCACCGAGCAGACGGATTCGTACCTCTCGGTGACCGAAGTCTCGGGCTACATGTCCGAGGAGTATTTCGAAGACGGGGAGGACGCCGACACCGGCATTTCGCGATACATTCAGTCACGTCTCGAGCCCGAAATCCCGGACGCCGAGTACGTCAACTTCTATCCGATGGACAAGCGTCGCGACGCCGAGTGGAACTGGTACGACCTCTCGTTCGAGGAGCGAAAGGAGTACATGTCCGCCCACGGCGACATCGGCCGCGACTACGCCGGCAAGGTCACCCAGATCATCTCCGGCAGCGTCGGCCTGGACGACCACGAGTGGGGCGTCACCCTGTTCGCCGACGACCCCGCCGACATCAAGGACCTGCTCTACGAGATGCGCTTTGACCCCTCGAGTTCGCGCTTCGGCGAGTTCGGTCGCTTCCGCTTCGGCCGACGGTTCGCCCCCGAAAACCTGCGCGCGTACTTCGCCGGGCAGCGAGTTTCGACTGATCCGACCGACGGGAAGCCTGTGGAGGGGGCCGCAAGCGGCCACCACGGCCACGACGGCTCGGGCCACAGTGGCGGACACCATCACAGTGACACCAGCGGTCACGAAGAGGAAGCCGGCACGAGCGATGACGCCGACGTTCGACCCGAACTCGAGGAACTGGGCGTGTACGCCGGTAAACCACACGGGGAGGACATCCACGCGGTCGTGCTCTACTCCGAAGCGGACCCCGAGGGACTGTTCGAGGAGGTTGACGGTCTCCGAACGAACTTCGATCACTACGACAGTCACGTTAAAACGGCCGTCTACGACACCGATGGCGACGAAGCGGCGGTCGTCAGCCTCTGGCAAACTGAACGCGCCGCGAACACGGCCGCTGGCTTCCTCAGCGACCTGCCAGACATCGTCCGCCAGGCCGGCGACGACGAGGCCGAGTCCTGGGGCACGATGGGGATGTTCTACACCGTCAAACCGGAACACCGTGAAGACTTCGTGAGCACCTTCGCCGACGTCGGTGGGTTGCTCGAGGAGATGGACGGCCATCGAAAGACGTCGCTGTTGGCCAACCTCGAGGACGAAAACGATATGTTCATCGCCAGTCGCTGGGACTCCCGCGAGGACGCGATGGAATTCTTCAGGAGCGACGCGTTCGGCGACACCGTCGAGTGGGGTCGGGACGTGCTAGCCGACCGTCCACGACACGTCTTTTTGGCCTGA